In the genome of Streptococcus mitis, one region contains:
- a CDS encoding peptidoglycan branched peptide synthesis protein, translated as MALTTLTKEEFRTYSDQVSSRSFMQSVQMGDLLEKRGARIVYLALKQEGEIQVAALVYSLPMLGGLHMELNSGPIYTKKEALPIFYAELKAYAKQNGVLELLVKPYETYQTFDSEGDPIDAEKKSIIQDLTNLGYQFDGLTTGYPGGEPDWLYYKDLTELTEKNLLKSFSKKGKPLVKKAETFGIRLKKLKREELSIFKNITKETSERREYSDKSLEYYEHFYDSFGEQAEFLIASLNFSEYMSKLQGEQSKLEEVLDKLRLDLSKNPHSEKKQNQLREYSSQFETFEVRKAEARDLIEKYGEEDIVLAGSLFVYMPQETTYLFSGSYTEFNKFYAPALLQKYIMLESIKRGIPKYNFLGIQGIFDGSDGVLRFKQNFNGYIVRKAGTFRYHPSPLKYKAIQLVKKILGR; from the coding sequence ATGGCACTAACTACACTCACGAAAGAAGAGTTTCGTACTTATTCTGATCAGGTTTCTTCTCGTTCCTTTATGCAATCTGTCCAGATGGGGGACTTATTAGAAAAAAGAGGGGCTCGAATTGTTTACCTTGCTTTGAAACAAGAAGGAGAAATTCAAGTTGCAGCTCTGGTTTATAGCTTGCCCATGCTAGGTGGTCTGCATATGGAGCTCAATTCGGGGCCTATTTATACGAAAAAAGAAGCCCTTCCTATTTTTTATGCGGAGTTAAAAGCATATGCTAAGCAGAATGGTGTATTAGAGTTGCTTGTAAAACCTTATGAAACTTATCAAACTTTTGATAGTGAAGGTGATCCAATAGATGCTGAGAAAAAAAGTATTATTCAAGATTTGACTAATTTAGGTTATCAATTTGATGGATTGACAACAGGTTATCCAGGTGGAGAACCAGATTGGTTATACTATAAAGATTTGACTGAATTAACTGAAAAGAATTTGCTTAAAAGTTTTAGCAAAAAGGGTAAACCCTTGGTGAAAAAGGCTGAAACGTTTGGCATTCGGTTGAAAAAGTTAAAACGTGAAGAACTATCGATTTTTAAGAATATAACAAAAGAAACCTCTGAACGTAGAGAATATAGTGATAAAAGTTTAGAATATTATGAGCACTTTTATGATTCATTTGGAGAACAAGCGGAGTTTCTCATAGCAAGCTTAAATTTTTCGGAGTATATGAGCAAATTGCAAGGTGAACAAAGTAAACTAGAAGAAGTCTTAGACAAGTTGCGACTTGATTTGAGTAAAAATCCTCATTCTGAGAAAAAACAAAATCAACTGAGAGAATATTCTAGTCAATTTGAAACTTTTGAAGTTCGAAAAGCAGAAGCGAGAGACTTGATTGAAAAATATGGAGAAGAAGATATTGTTTTAGCCGGGAGTTTATTTGTTTATATGCCTCAGGAAACGACTTATCTTTTTAGTGGTTCCTACACTGAATTTAATAAGTTCTATGCCCCTGCGCTACTTCAAAAATATATTATGTTGGAAAGTATAAAACGTGGAATACCTAAATACAACTTCCTAGGGATTCAAGGGATTTTTGATGGTAGTGATGGCGTTTTGCGTTTTAAACAAAATTTTAATGGCTATATTGTACGTAAAGCAGGAACTTTCCGTTATCATCCATCGCCTTTAAAATACAAAGCTATTCAGTTAGTCAAAAAAATATTAGGACGTTAA
- a CDS encoding UDP-N-acetylmuramoylpentapeptide-lysine N(6)-alanyltransferase yields the protein MYRYQLGIPLSEYDGFVKEHPMVNLLQSSAWEKVKSDWNHERLGVYEEGKLLAVASILIKSLPLGYKMFYIPRGPILDYRDTELLKFVLQSIKSYARSKRAVFVTFDPSICLSQHLVNQDKREYPENLAIVDILGQLGVEWSGQTIEMDDTIQPRIQAKIYKENFEEDKLSKSTRQAIRTARNKGLEIQYGGLELLDSFSELMKKTEKRKEIHLRNEAYYKKLLDNFKEDSYITLTSLDVSKRLRELEEQLEKNRVVAEKFNDATKPSKVQENIKEKERLEEEIDFLQGYMNMGKSNIPLAATLSLEFGNTSVNLYAGMDDDFKRYNAPILTWYETARYAFERGMVWQNLGGVENSFNGGLYHFKEKFNPTIEEYLGEFTMPTHPLYPLLRLALDFRKTLRKKHRK from the coding sequence ATGTATCGTTATCAGCTTGGGATACCACTATCAGAGTATGATGGTTTTGTAAAAGAACATCCCATGGTTAATCTATTACAAAGCAGTGCTTGGGAAAAAGTGAAATCTGATTGGAATCATGAGAGGCTTGGTGTCTATGAAGAAGGGAAGTTACTGGCTGTGGCTAGTATTCTCATAAAGTCCCTCCCTTTGGGGTATAAAATGTTTTACATCCCAAGAGGTCCTATATTGGATTACAGGGATACAGAACTTTTAAAGTTTGTCCTGCAGTCTATTAAGTCTTATGCTCGCAGTAAGAGAGCGGTTTTTGTGACTTTCGATCCAAGCATTTGTCTATCTCAACATTTGGTTAATCAAGATAAAAGAGAATATCCTGAAAATCTTGCTATTGTTGATATTTTAGGGCAATTAGGAGTGGAATGGTCTGGGCAGACAATCGAGATGGATGACACCATTCAGCCTCGTATTCAGGCGAAAATATATAAGGAAAATTTTGAAGAAGATAAACTTTCTAAATCAACGAGGCAAGCTATTCGAACAGCACGAAACAAAGGGCTTGAGATTCAATATGGTGGACTGGAACTATTAGATTCATTTTCGGAGTTGATGAAAAAAACTGAGAAGCGAAAAGAGATTCATTTAAGAAACGAAGCTTATTATAAAAAATTATTAGATAACTTCAAAGAAGATTCCTATATCACGCTAACAAGTTTGGATGTTTCTAAGCGTTTAAGAGAATTAGAAGAACAATTAGAAAAAAATAGAGTAGTTGCAGAAAAATTTAATGATGCAACCAAACCTTCAAAAGTTCAGGAAAATATAAAAGAAAAAGAACGTTTAGAAGAGGAAATAGATTTCTTGCAGGGATATATGAACATGGGAAAATCAAACATTCCTTTAGCGGCTACTTTGAGTTTGGAATTTGGTAATACCTCTGTCAATCTATATGCTGGTATGGATGATGATTTTAAACGTTACAATGCACCAATTTTAACTTGGTATGAAACGGCTCGCTATGCCTTTGAGCGAGGTATGGTGTGGCAAAATTTAGGTGGTGTTGAAAACTCTTTCAATGGTGGACTTTATCATTTTAAGGAAAAATTTAATCCAACGATTGAAGAATATTTGGGTGAATTTACAATGCCCACTCATCCTCTCTATCCTCTGTTAAGACTTGCTCTTGATTTCCGTAAAACATTAAGAAAAAAACATAGAAAGTAA
- a CDS encoding acetylesterase produces MAVMKIEYYSQVLDMEWGVNVLYPDANRVEEPDCEDIPVLYLLHGMSGNHNSWLKRTNVERLLRGTNLIVVMPNTSNGWYTDTKYGFDYYTALAEELPQVLKRFFPNMTSKREKTFIAGLSMGGYGCFKLALATNRFSHAASFSGALSFQDFSPESQDLGTPAYWRGVFGEIKDWTASPYSLESLAKKSDKKTKLWAWCGEQDFLYEANNLAVKNLKKLGFDVTYSHSAGTHEWYYWEKQLERFLATLPIDFKLEERLS; encoded by the coding sequence ATGGCAGTAATGAAAATCGAGTATTACTCACAGGTATTAGATATGGAGTGGGGGGTGAATGTTCTTTACCCCGATGCCAATCGAGTGGAAGAACCAGATTGCGAAGATATCCCTGTTTTGTATCTTTTACACGGGATGTCTGGCAATCATAACAGTTGGCTCAAGCGAACCAACGTAGAACGCTTGCTTCGAGGAACCAATCTCATCGTTGTCATGCCTAATACCAGCAATGGTTGGTACACTGATACTAAGTATGGTTTTGATTACTACACAGCTCTAGCAGAGGAATTGCCACAGGTTTTGAAACGTTTCTTCCCTAATATGACTAGCAAGCGTGAAAAGACCTTTATCGCTGGTCTTTCTATGGGAGGTTATGGCTGTTTCAAATTGGCTCTTGCAACAAATCGTTTTTCTCACGCAGCTAGTTTTTCAGGCGCTCTTAGCTTTCAAGATTTTTCTCCTGAAAGCCAAGATCTGGGAACGCCAGCTTATTGGAGAGGCGTGTTTGGGGAGATTAAGGATTGGACAGCTAGCCCCTATTCTCTTGAAAGTCTGGCTAAAAAATCGGATAAAAAGACCAAACTTTGGGCTTGGTGTGGCGAGCAAGATTTCTTGTACGAAGCCAATAATCTCGCAGTGAAAAATCTCAAAAAACTGGGCTTTGATGTGACCTATAGCCATAGTGCTGGAACTCACGAATGGTACTACTGGGAAAAACAATTGGAAAGATTTTTAGCAACTCTTCCAATCGATTTCAAATTAGAAGAGAGATTGAGCTAA
- a CDS encoding ribonuclease J — protein sequence MSNISLTTLGGVRENGKNMYIAEIDGSIFVLDAGLKYPENEQLGVDVVIPNMDYLFENSDRIAGVFLTHGHADAIGALPYLLAEAKVPVFGSELTIELAKLFVKGNDTVKKFNDFHVIDEDSEIDFGGTVVSFFRTTHSIPESLGIVLKTVEGSIVYTGDFKFDQTASESYATDFARLAEIGRDGVLALLSDSANADSNIQVASESEVGDEITQTISDWDGRIIVAAVASNLSRIQQVFDAADATGRRVVLTGFDIENIVRTAIRLKKLSLANESLLIKPKDMSRFEDHELIILETGRMGEPINGLRKMSIGRHRYVEIKDGDLVYIVTTPSIAKEAVMARVENMIYQAGGVVKLITQSLRVSGHGNARDLQLMINLLQPKYLFPIQGEYRELDAHAKAAMAVGMLPERIFIPKKGTSMAYENGDFVPAGAVSAGDVLIDGNAIGDVGNVVLRDRKVLSEDGIFIVAITVNRREKKIVSKARVHTRGFVYLKKSRDILRESSELINQTVEDYLQGDDFDWADLKGKVRDTLTKYLFDQTKRRPAILPVVMEAK from the coding sequence ATGAGTAATATCAGTTTAACAACACTTGGTGGTGTGCGTGAAAATGGGAAAAATATGTATATCGCTGAAATCGATGGGTCTATTTTCGTTTTGGATGCAGGTCTGAAATACCCTGAAAATGAACAACTAGGGGTGGATGTGGTCATTCCCAATATGGACTACCTTTTTGAAAATAGCGATCGTATCGCTGGGGTCTTCCTAACTCACGGGCATGCGGATGCCATTGGTGCTCTTCCTTATCTCTTGGCTGAAGCCAAGGTACCTGTATTTGGCTCTGAGTTGACCATTGAGTTGGCCAAACTCTTTGTTAAAGGAAATGATACGGTTAAGAAATTCAATGATTTCCATGTCATTGATGAGGATTCAGAGATTGATTTTGGAGGAACTGTGGTTTCCTTCTTCCGTACGACCCACTCTATCCCAGAAAGTCTGGGTATTGTCTTGAAGACAGTTGAAGGTAGCATTGTTTATACAGGCGACTTCAAATTTGACCAGACAGCTAGTGAATCCTATGCGACAGACTTCGCTCGTTTGGCAGAAATCGGTCGTGATGGAGTTCTAGCTCTGCTTAGTGATTCAGCTAATGCAGATAGCAATATCCAAGTGGCTAGCGAAAGTGAAGTTGGGGACGAAATCACTCAAACTATTTCTGATTGGGATGGTCGTATCATCGTTGCAGCAGTAGCCAGCAACCTCTCTCGTATCCAGCAGGTGTTTGACGCTGCGGATGCAACAGGCCGTCGTGTGGTTTTGACAGGATTTGATATTGAAAATATCGTCCGCACTGCTATTCGCCTTAAGAAATTGTCTCTAGCTAACGAGAGTCTTTTGATTAAGCCAAAAGATATGTCTCGCTTTGAAGACCATGAGTTGATTATCCTTGAGACAGGTCGTATGGGTGAGCCTATCAACGGTCTTCGCAAGATGTCGATTGGTCGCCACCGTTATGTGGAAATCAAGGACGGTGACTTGGTCTATATCGTAACCACTCCGTCTATCGCTAAAGAAGCAGTTATGGCGCGTGTGGAAAACATGATTTACCAAGCTGGCGGGGTTGTCAAACTGATCACTCAAAGCTTGCGTGTGTCAGGGCACGGAAATGCGCGTGATTTGCAGTTGATGATCAATCTCTTGCAACCCAAGTATCTCTTCCCGATTCAGGGGGAATACCGTGAGTTGGATGCTCATGCTAAGGCTGCTATGGCCGTCGGGATGTTGCCAGAACGCATTTTCATCCCTAAAAAGGGAACCAGCATGGCTTATGAGAATGGGGACTTTGTCCCAGCTGGCGCGGTTTCAGCAGGGGATGTCTTGATTGACGGGAATGCCATTGGTGATGTTGGAAATGTAGTTCTTCGTGACCGTAAGGTCTTGTCAGAAGATGGCATTTTCATCGTCGCAATCACCGTTAACCGTCGTGAGAAGAAAATTGTGTCCAAGGCTCGTGTTCATACGCGCGGATTTGTTTATCTCAAGAAGAGCCGCGATATTCTCCGTGAAAGTTCAGAATTGATTAACCAGACGGTAGAAGACTATCTTCAAGGAGATGACTTTGATTGGGCAGATCTTAAAGGGAAGGTTCGTGATACTCTGACCAAGTATCTCTTTGATCAAACCAAGCGTCGTCCAGCTATTTTACCAGTAGTCATGGAAGCAAAATAA
- a CDS encoding single-stranded-DNA-specific exonuclease RecJ: MITPTYEWQFAPQVEDADFTKIAKKAGLGPEVARLLFERGIQDQESLKKFLEPSLEDLHDPYLLHDMDKAVARIRQAIEEGENILVYGDYDADGMTSASIVKESLEQLGAECRVYLPNRFTDGYGPNASVYKYFIEQEGISLIVTVDNGVAGHEAIELAQSMGVDVIVTDHHSMPETLPDAYAIVHPEHPDADYPFKYLAGCGVAFKLACALLEEVQVELLDLVAIGTIADMVSLTDENRILVQYGLEMLGHTQRIGLQEMLDMAGIATNEVTEETIGFQIAPRLNALGRLDDPNPAIDLLTGFDDEEAHEIALMIHQKNEERKEIVQSIYEEAKTMVEPEKKVQVLAKEGWNPGVLGIVAGRLLEELGQTVIVLNIEDGRAKGSARSVEAVDIFEALDPHRDLFIAFGGHAGAAGMTLEVEKLSDLSQILEDYVREKGADAGGKNKLNLDEELDLETLSLETVKNFERLAPFGMDNQKPVFYIKDFQVESARTMGAGNAHLKLKISKGEASFEVVAFRQGRWATEFAQTKNLELAVKLSVNQWNGQTALQLMMVDARVEGVQLFNIRGKNATLPEGVPVLDFAGEVPDLVTSEAVVVKTVPEDITLLKTIFQEQHFSAVYFKNDIDKAYYLTGYGTREQFAKLYKTIYQFPEFDIRYKLKDLATYLNIQQILLVKMIQVFEELGFVMIKDGVMTVNKEAPKREIGESQIYQNLKQTVKDQEMMALGTVQEIYDFLMEKE; this comes from the coding sequence TTGATAACACCTACTTATGAATGGCAGTTTGCCCCGCAGGTAGAAGATGCGGATTTTACAAAGATAGCCAAGAAGGCTGGACTGGGTCCTGAGGTGGCTCGGTTATTGTTTGAGAGAGGGATTCAGGATCAAGAAAGTCTGAAGAAGTTTTTAGAACCTTCTTTGGAGGACTTGCATGACCCTTATTTACTCCATGATATGGACAAGGCAGTGGCTCGGATTCGTCAGGCCATTGAAGAAGGGGAAAATATTCTCGTTTATGGAGATTACGATGCGGATGGCATGACTTCGGCTTCGATTGTGAAGGAAAGTTTGGAACAACTTGGTGCCGAGTGCCGTGTTTACTTGCCTAATCGTTTTACTGATGGATATGGTCCCAATGCTAGTGTTTATAAATACTTTATCGAGCAAGAAGGGATTTCCTTGATTGTGACGGTGGATAATGGGGTTGCGGGTCATGAAGCCATTGAATTGGCCCAGTCTATGGGAGTAGATGTCATTGTGACTGACCACCATTCCATGCCAGAAACCTTGCCAGATGCCTATGCCATCGTTCATCCTGAGCATCCAGATGCGGATTATCCTTTCAAATATTTGGCTGGTTGCGGAGTAGCTTTCAAGTTAGCTTGTGCCCTTTTAGAGGAAGTCCAAGTGGAACTGCTTGACTTGGTTGCTATCGGAACCATTGCTGATATGGTAAGTCTAACGGATGAAAATCGTATCTTGGTGCAATATGGTCTGGAAATGTTGGGGCATACTCAGCGCATTGGTCTACAAGAAATGCTAGACATGGCTGGAATTGCTACAAATGAAGTAACAGAAGAAACGATTGGCTTCCAGATTGCTCCTCGTTTAAATGCCTTGGGGCGCTTGGATGATCCCAATCCAGCTATTGATTTGTTGACTGGGTTTGATGATGAGGAAGCACACGAGATTGCCCTTATGATTCATCAGAAAAACGAAGAGCGTAAAGAAATCGTTCAGTCTATCTATGAAGAAGCTAAGACCATGGTGGAGCCTGAGAAGAAGGTCCAGGTCTTGGCCAAGGAAGGCTGGAATCCTGGGGTTCTAGGAATTGTAGCTGGTCGTTTGTTGGAAGAATTGGGACAGACAGTCATCGTTCTTAATATAGAAGACGGTCGTGCCAAGGGAAGTGCTCGTAGTGTGGAAGCAGTCGATATTTTTGAAGCCCTAGATCCCCATCGTGACCTCTTTATCGCATTTGGCGGTCATGCTGGCGCAGCAGGAATGACGCTAGAAGTTGAGAAACTTTCAGATTTATCTCAGATCTTGGAAGATTATGTCCGTGAAAAAGGAGCAGATGCTGGTGGCAAGAATAAGTTAAACCTAGATGAAGAGCTGGATTTGGAGACTTTGAGTCTTGAAACAGTCAAGAACTTTGAACGTTTAGCTCCCTTTGGAATGGACAATCAGAAACCAGTCTTTTATATCAAGGATTTTCAGGTCGAAAGTGCTCGTACTATGGGGGCAGGCAATGCCCATCTCAAGCTGAAAATCTCTAAGGGTGAAGCCAGTTTTGAAGTGGTGGCATTTAGACAAGGCAGATGGGCAACGGAGTTTGCTCAAACCAAGAATCTAGAGTTAGCAGTCAAATTGTCTGTCAACCAATGGAATGGCCAAACTGCCCTTCAGTTGATGATGGTGGATGCGCGTGTGGAGGGTGTTCAACTCTTTAACATTCGTGGGAAGAATGCCACCTTGCCAGAGGGAGTTCCAGTCTTGGATTTTGCTGGAGAAGTGCCAGATTTAGTGACTAGTGAAGCTGTTGTCGTAAAAACCGTTCCTGAGGATATTACCCTGCTGAAAACCATTTTTCAGGAGCAACATTTCTCAGCCGTCTATTTCAAAAACGACATCGACAAGGCCTACTACCTAACAGGTTATGGAACTAGAGAGCAGTTTGCCAAATTGTACAAGACCATTTATCAGTTTCCAGAGTTTGATATTCGCTACAAGCTGAAAGACTTGGCAACTTATCTTAATATTCAACAAATCTTGCTGGTCAAGATGATTCAAGTATTTGAAGAATTAGGTTTTGTGATGATTAAAGATGGTGTGATGACAGTCAATAAAGAAGCACCAAAGAGAGAGATAGGAGAAAGTCAGATTTACCAAAATCTCAAACAAACCGTTAAAGACCAAGAAATGATGGCGCTGGGTACGGTGCAAGAAATCTATGACTTTTTGATGGAAAAAGAATAG
- a CDS encoding ABC transporter has product MTLVEFEHVEKYYGDYHALRDINLRFEKGQVVVLLGPSGSGKSTLIRTINGLEAVDKGSLLVNGHQVAGASQKDLVPLRKEVGMVFQHFNLYPHKTVLENVTLAPVKVLGIDKKEAEKTAQKYLEFVNMWDKKDSYPAMLSGGQKQRIAIARGLAMHPELLLFDEPTSALDPETIGDVLAVMQKLAHDGMNMIVVTHEMGFAREVADRIIFMADGEVLVDTTDVDDFFDNPSEPRAQQFLSKIINHESDKVK; this is encoded by the coding sequence ATGACTTTAGTAGAATTTGAACACGTCGAAAAATATTACGGAGATTACCATGCACTCCGTGACATCAATCTCCGTTTTGAAAAAGGGCAAGTCGTTGTCCTACTCGGACCATCTGGTTCTGGGAAGTCAACTCTTATCCGTACGATTAATGGTTTAGAGGCTGTTGATAAGGGAAGTCTTCTAGTAAATGGTCACCAGGTTGCTGGTGCCAGCCAGAAAGATTTGGTTCCTCTTCGCAAGGAAGTCGGCATGGTTTTCCAACATTTCAACCTCTACCCACACAAAACAGTGTTAGAAAACGTAACACTCGCACCCGTAAAAGTTCTAGGAATTGATAAAAAAGAAGCTGAAAAAACAGCCCAAAAATATTTGGAATTTGTAAATATGTGGGACAAGAAAGATTCTTATCCAGCCATGCTTTCTGGTGGACAAAAACAACGAATCGCCATTGCTCGTGGCCTCGCTATGCATCCTGAACTCCTCCTCTTTGATGAGCCAACATCTGCTCTTGACCCTGAAACTATCGGCGATGTTCTAGCAGTTATGCAAAAATTGGCCCACGATGGTATGAATATGATTGTCGTTACCCACGAAATGGGCTTTGCCCGTGAAGTTGCTGACCGTATCATCTTTATGGCTGACGGAGAAGTCTTGGTGGATACGACAGATGTTGATGACTTTTTCGACAATCCAAGCGAACCTCGTGCCCAACAATTCCTCAGCAAAATCATCAACCACGAAAGTGACAAAGTCAAATAA